ctgcctGGACTTCTGCTCACCGCCCCCTCAGAGATGGCAGAGGACATGTGGGAGAACAGAACAGTCCCCAGCCCTTACCCCCACCTCCCCCTGTCTTTGCTACTATGCAACGACACCCTCCTTAATGACACCCTCCTCAACGACACTCTCTTCAACTGTATCAACTCCACCAACATTCCAGAGATGCCATTAGGACCCAGTGTAGCAGGGGTCCTCATCCCACTCATCTACATCATTGTCTGTGTCATCGGCCTTGGCGGGAACAGCCTGGTCATCCACATTGTGCTGCACTACTCCAAGACGGAGTCTGTGACTAACATCTACATCCTGAACCTGGCCATCGCTGATGAGCTCTTCATGCTGGGCCTGCCCTTCCTGGCTGTCCAGAACACCCTCCAGTTTTGGCCCTTTGGCTCCTTTATGTGCCGCCTGGTCATGACCGTGGACTCCATCAACCAGTTCACCTCCATCTTCTGCCTGACCGTCATGAGCATTGACCGCTACCTGGCAGTGGTCCATCCCATACGCTCCTCCAAGTGGCGGCGGCCCCAGGTGGCCAAGGTGGTCAACGGCACAGTATGGGCCATCTCCTTCCTGGTGGTCCTGCCTGTGGTAATCTTCGCCAACGTCCACAAGACGGGCGGCACCTGCAATATCTCCTGGCCTCGGCCGGCCGACATTTGGCGGGCGGCTTTTATCATCTACACGTCCACAGTGGGTTTCTTCTGCCCACTCCTCATCATCTGCCTCTGCTACCTGCTCATCGTCTTCAAGATCCGCAGCTCTGGCAAGAAGGTCCATGCCACGTCCACCAAGCGCAGGAAATCGGAGCGCAAGGTGACGCGCATGGTGGTGATCGTGGTGGCCGTGTTTGTCTTCTGCTGGTTGCCCTTCTACGCCCTCAACATCCTCAACCTGCTGGTGTCTCTGCCATCAGAGTACCCGGGCCTCTACTACTTTGTTGTGGTAATGGGCTACGCCAACAGCTGCGCCAACCCCATCGTCTACGGCTTCCTGTCAGAAAACTTTAAGCGGGGCTTCCGCAAGGCCCTGTGTCGCTCCTCACGCAAGGTGGAGAGCCACGACCTGACAGAGCGCCAGCAgcagcaggaagagagagggagggtgctgaAGCCCCGGGAGAGCTTGAGGAGGGTCGTacgagatgaggaggaggaagaggatgatgacgACAGGGAGGACGTCACAGAGATGACGGAGATCTGTAGGATCGCCCAGAATGGGAACGGACAGCCCGAGAGTTCCCTGGCCCTGTTAACACCCAAGGCGCCAGCTCCAGGGGCATCTGAGCATGTTGCATCCCCAGAAAGGAAAGCCA
This genomic stretch from Oncorhynchus clarkii lewisi isolate Uvic-CL-2024 chromosome 13, UVic_Ocla_1.0, whole genome shotgun sequence harbors:
- the LOC139424020 gene encoding somatostatin receptor type 5-like gives rise to the protein MAEDMWENRTVPSPYPHLPLSLLLCNDTLLNDTLLNDTLFNCINSTNIPEMPLGPSVAGVLIPLIYIIVCVIGLGGNSLVIHIVLHYSKTESVTNIYILNLAIADELFMLGLPFLAVQNTLQFWPFGSFMCRLVMTVDSINQFTSIFCLTVMSIDRYLAVVHPIRSSKWRRPQVAKVVNGTVWAISFLVVLPVVIFANVHKTGGTCNISWPRPADIWRAAFIIYTSTVGFFCPLLIICLCYLLIVFKIRSSGKKVHATSTKRRKSERKVTRMVVIVVAVFVFCWLPFYALNILNLLVSLPSEYPGLYYFVVVMGYANSCANPIVYGFLSENFKRGFRKALCRSSRKVESHDLTERQQQQEERGRVLKPRESLRRVVRDEEEEEDDDDREDVTEMTEICRIAQNGNGQPESSLALLTPKAPAPGASEHVASPERKAKAGDIGGKGPNLGPPASLHNGHTNGCVKPLPEEPVEKNSSLEISYL